TGCACATCCTGCAGCGTGATATTGGGAACGGTTTCTTCGTTACCATCAGCTGCATAAGTTCGGACATTGTCCGTACCGTACAAAACCTTGTCGTAGACACTGGAAGCGACTGATGCCGGCTGCGTTTTTGATTGCTTCAGGTTTTCGATAGTCTGTTTTTTAATACGATCTAACGCGTCTTGCGTGAACTTGGGATGTAACAAGCGCTCCTGCAGCAGTGACATAGTTTTTGAAACGTTCTGGCTTAATGAGGAAGCAAGGACCATCAACTCCTCATTACCTGCGAACACGTTAATGGTACTTCCCAGCTTATCCAGTTCTGAACTAAATTGCTCGGCTGTATACTTTTGTGTTTCCTCATTCATCATACTGGCTACTATACCCGCCAAGCCAGCCTTTGAGGGATTATTCACTGCAAATAAGCCGCCACCTTCTAAGGTAATGTTGATGGAAACTGATGGCGTCTCGCTGTTTTGTGTTCCAATGATACGGATACCGTTCGGTGTTGTTGCAGACCATATTGCCGGGACTTTAATAGCAGGGTTTGGGCCCGTACCCGGGGGCACAGAGCGATCAAAATTATCACTCGGTTTTTTATACGATAACCCGGCATAACCGTAATCCGGTGCTTTATATCCTGACGTGTTAATGGTGTAATTGTCGGGTGCTACAGGCGGTACTGTTCCACCTTTAGGTAACACACTTAAGATTACGGCAGGTTTGCCTTTGATGTATTTGTTGTAAACCCGCATTACGTCCTCTTTAGTTACTGCCCGGATCTCAGCCAGCTCCCGGCCAATCTGGTTAGGCTCACCGGTTAGATACTGCGCCATGGCCAATTCAGACACTTTGCCGCTCACACTAGAAAGGCTGTTGATATAATTAGCTTCGGCACTTGCTTTAAAACGGGTTAGTGCATCATTGCTTACACCTGTTTTTTCAAATTCAGCCAGGGAACTCGCAATGATTTTTTTTGCATCGGCCAAGGTCAGGCCGGGGAAAGGCATTACTTCAAAACCAATTTCACCTGCAAGTTCAGAGGTTGACGAATACATTGCAGCTTCAGCCGCCTTACGTGTTTTGACGAAATTTTTGTAAAAAATAGAATTTTTCCCTCCGCCAATAATCTCTGATAAGGCATTTAGTGCAGACATATCTTTATCATATGTTTTTACGCCTGGGTAGGTAATATTCAGCAGTGGTAACTGTGCATAATTATCGGTATAAGACACGTATCTATCCTTCGTTAACACAGGTGAAGGAAAACTGGCGTTTGCCACCTCCGGCCCATGGGGGATGCTTCCAAAATATTTGGTAACCCATGCCAGCGTTTGTTTAACGTTTAAATCACCACCAATGGTCAGCGTGGCGTTATTGGGGCTATACCAGCGTAAAAAGAAATTTTTAAGGTCACTTACGTTTACCTTATTCAATTCCTCAATATAACCTATTGTCAGCCAAGAATATGGATGTCCATAAGGGTACAGGCTCTTGGAAGTGTTTTCGAAGGCCAGGCCATACGGACGATTATCGAAGTTCTGGCCCCGCTCGTTCTTTACTGTCGCACGCTGCACTTCGAATTTCTGCTGTGTTACCGCATCTAAAAGAAAGCCCATTCGGTCTGATTCTAACCAAAGCATTTTTTCCAGCTGATTAACAGGCACTGTTTCGTAGTAATTGGTGCGATCTCGATTGGTGCTGCCATTAAGCGAGCCGCCGGCTTCCGTAATGATTTTAAAGTGGTCGCCATTCGGCACGTGATCTGAACCCTGGAACATCATGTGTTCAAAAAAGTGGGCGAAGCCGGATTTACCAATCTCTTCCCGGGCCGAACCCACATGGTAGGTCACATCGATATGAACCAGCGGATCGGAATGGTCTTCCGCAAGAATAACGGTCAGGCCATTAGGTAAAACATATTTTTCAAAAGGAATGACTACTTCTGATCCTTTACGCGAAACTTTTTCGACCAGTTTTGCCTGTTGTGCCATGACGCAGTTCGTAACGGCGATAAGGCCAACTAATGAAAGAGCGTTTAAGATTATTTTATTCATAAGATAAGGATGATGTAATTCTGTGACGGACTACAAGTTTTTTTCTAAAGGATTTATTTAATAGCTATGCTGAATTCTGCGTCTGAAGGTGGAAGGCATTTTTGATCATTGCAGGTCATATAGCTTATTGTGCCTGAAACGGTGGTTTGCTTATTTTTAAGCTTTATTTTTTGCTGAAAGATTACCTCATTTTCGAAGAAGCCGACCTCCATATCAAAGACCTTTTCCATCCGGACGACAGGTTTAGGTTCACTGGTTTTTCCAGTAAGCATGTAGTCCTTTGAAGGTTTGAAAGAAAAAGATGTCGGGACAGGTCCGCCTTCTTTCAGATATTGAGAATAGACATGCCATCCACCATCAATGTTTGCCTTAAAGAACAGGACAGCTTCCGTGGCATTTATCTTTTTTGCAGCATAACTCCAGTGTACCGGCTGTAGAATCTGTGCTTTAGTGGTGAAAATGCCACCGAGCAGCAGTAGAGATAATAAGATTATTTTTTTCATTGAATAAGTATAAAATGTTTAGTTAATAGCCTTTAATCAATCTATTGGGTCCAGGCAAAGGCCATCCTGAATTTATTTATATTCCTTGCTGATCTTTATTTATGCAAACGGCTTATTGGATTGTATTCGATAAAATTGGTTGCACTTGATAAATACCCTGGCTGCGGCGGTTCATCCTTCATCAAATCAGTGCTT
The genomic region above belongs to Mucilaginibacter sp. KACC 22773 and contains:
- a CDS encoding M16 family metallopeptidase, translated to MNKIILNALSLVGLIAVTNCVMAQQAKLVEKVSRKGSEVVIPFEKYVLPNGLTVILAEDHSDPLVHIDVTYHVGSAREEIGKSGFAHFFEHMMFQGSDHVPNGDHFKIITEAGGSLNGSTNRDRTNYYETVPVNQLEKMLWLESDRMGFLLDAVTQQKFEVQRATVKNERGQNFDNRPYGLAFENTSKSLYPYGHPYSWLTIGYIEELNKVNVSDLKNFFLRWYSPNNATLTIGGDLNVKQTLAWVTKYFGSIPHGPEVANASFPSPVLTKDRYVSYTDNYAQLPLLNITYPGVKTYDKDMSALNALSEIIGGGKNSIFYKNFVKTRKAAEAAMYSSTSELAGEIGFEVMPFPGLTLADAKKIIASSLAEFEKTGVSNDALTRFKASAEANYINSLSSVSGKVSELAMAQYLTGEPNQIGRELAEIRAVTKEDVMRVYNKYIKGKPAVILSVLPKGGTVPPVAPDNYTINTSGYKAPDYGYAGLSYKKPSDNFDRSVPPGTGPNPAIKVPAIWSATTPNGIRIIGTQNSETPSVSINITLEGGGLFAVNNPSKAGLAGIVASMMNEETQKYTAEQFSSELDKLGSTINVFAGNEELMVLASSLSQNVSKTMSLLQERLLHPKFTQDALDRIKKQTIENLKQSKTQPASVASSVYDKVLYGTDNVRTYAADGNEETVPNITLQDVQAYYDNYFVPSLTRIVVVGDINEGSARSNLAFLNNWKDKKVTLPAPAGGKTFDKTSLYIVDVPGAAQSEIRIGYLDNLNYDATGDYYKLGIANYILGGAFNSHVNLNLREKRGWTYGARSGFSSGKYGGDFTASAGVLAASTDSSVVEFIKEIHNYQQNGITPEELRFTQASIGQSDARRYETNAQKAAFLSRLLEYNLKPDYVAQQNSILANITPAELNQLSSKYLNTDNMVIVIVGDKAQIMPGLQKLGYPIQELDADGKLKQ
- a CDS encoding protein-disulfide reductase DsbD domain-containing protein, which codes for MKKIILLSLLLLGGIFTTKAQILQPVHWSYAAKKINATEAVLFFKANIDGGWHVYSQYLKEGGPVPTSFSFKPSKDYMLTGKTSEPKPVVRMEKVFDMEVGFFENEVIFQQKIKLKNKQTTVSGTISYMTCNDQKCLPPSDAEFSIAIK